The following is a genomic window from Nitrospira sp..
GGGTGCCGTTGCCTAGTCCGATGGGCTATGTCAGCGATCACGCCGGGGTCATTGATGCAGAGTGGAAGGAACGGATTCGTTCGGTCTGTCAGGATCTCGAACGGAAGACTGGCGTGGAGATGGTCGTGGTGACTGTGCCTTCGATCAAGCCGTTCCTCTCAGCGAACGAATATGCGGCGGCACTCTATGGAAAATGGGGGATCGGATCGGCGCAACAGGAACATGGCGTGATGGTGCTCGTCTCCGTGGAAGAACGGCAGGCGGCCATGACGTTAGGGCGTCAGATGCTGCCCATTATCACGCCGACAATCATGACCGACGTCGGCGGCGGCACATTGCTTCCCGCCATTCAGCTCGGGCATTTCGGTGAAGGCTTGTACCGAGCCGTGGTCGCGCTCGCGACACCGGCCCAAGAGGTGCGGGTGGGGACATTGCCCAAGCACCATTTCAAAGGCGTCGGGTTTTGGATCACGCTCTTTACCAGCCTTGGCGCCATGTCGTTCTTCTGGTGGATTAGCCGTCCGGACCTCCGGCATCCCTATCGCCGTCTTCAACGCGGCGAGTATTGGGGGACCGGGCAAGGAGGCTTCGGCGGCAACTGGGGCGGCTTCGGCGGCGGCACAAGCGGGGAAGGATATAAGTAGGCGGCGGCACTCTCGCTACATTGTCGATCTCCCATTCACGCCGCTTCTGGCGCGATTGATGAATCCGATCCTCTCAATACAGCACTCCTCCCTTCAGTATTTCTTTCTTCTCCAAGAGCCTTGCTCTCCCAAAGGCTGGGATGAATTCTGCTGGAGAAGCGAGTATTCTGCGGAGCATGCCTAAGTCTGACCGTAAGGCTCGCGAACATCCAGCTCAGGAAGAGGCCATCACTAGCCATATTGCACATCTGAGCGCTAGTCGATTTACAAAGATTGAATTTCTGCTGCCACCACTTGAAGAGCAAAAAGAGATTGTAGTCGAAGTCGAGCGCCGCCTGTCAGTCATCGACGAACTCGAAGCCAACCTCACTCGCACCGACCGGCTGAGGTTGGCGATTCTGAGTCAGGCATTTTCAGGCGAGCTCCACGGGTAATTCATGATACCTAGGCCAACACCGATACTCCGATTTACCCATGTCGATAATCTCGACACGATTATTCGACGTGACGGACTGCACGCGCCGAATCATGTGCCGAATGATGGGTTGAACTACCGATTTTGCCATAATGCTGAAGTTCAGAGCGCTCGTGCTGACATCGCTATTTCTATGGGGCCTGGTGGGACAATTCCTGACTATGTTCCATTTTATTTTGGCTGTCTGTCGCCCATGATGCTGAACCTGAAAACAGGTCGAGTCAAAGGTTATAACGAGGGGCAGGACCCATTGATCTATTTAGTCTCCTCGGCGCAAGCAGTTGAAACTGCCGGGATCAAGTTTGTTTATTCGGATGGCCATGGCCTTGCTTCCTATACGGAATGGTTCGATGATCTCAGCGAACTAGGGAACGTTGATTGGAATATAGTCAATCAACGGTATTGGAGGGGTGACATCAATGACATGGACAGGCAGCGCAAGAAACAAGCGGAGTTTCTTGTTCACAAATGTTGTCCGTGGTCGCTGATTCAGGAAATCGTGGTGATCGATTCAGTCATGCAGGATCGTGCGCAAACGATCCAAGTGGCTTTCCCTGCGGATCAGAGGCGGGTAGTCAGGGTTGATCGGAATTGGTATTATTGGTGACTTCTCAACACTATGATTACAAACGCTACAGGCAATCTTCTTCAGGCTGACACTGAAGCTCTGGTGAATACCGTCAATTGTGACGGCTTCATGGGCAAAGGCATTGCTTTGCAGTTTAAGCAAGCTTGGCCGGAGAATTTTGCTGTCTACGCCAAGGCCTGCCGTGCGAAGGATGTTCGGCCGGGTGAGATGCTGATCTGGGAATCGAGCCGGATGGTGAACCCGAGATATATTATTAATTTCCCGACTAAGCGACATTGGCGAGAAAAGTCTCATATTGAAGATATTCAAAGCGGCCTGCGGGCATTAGTTAGAGATGTTCGGCGATTGGGTATTCGGTCCATTGCGGTGCCGCCATTAGGCTGTGGGAATGGTGGCCTGAATTGGCAGGATGTCCGCCCGCTGATTGAATCCGCTTTTGCCGAACTGCCGGGCATCCAGGTGCAGCTCTTCAGCCCTTCGGGCGCACCGGAAGCGAAGTCCATGCCAGTCAATACTCGGCGGCCATCTATGACTATGAGCCGTGCTCTGTTCGTAAAGGTCATGCATCAGTACGAGACATTGAGTTACCGACTGACGCTGCTTGAAATCCAAAAGCTGATGTACTTTCTTCAGGAGGCTGGTGAGCCTATGCGGCTGCGGTTTGAAGCAGGCCTCTATGGTCCCTATGCTGCGAATCTCAATAAAGTGCTGGAGCGAATGGAAGGCCATCTAATTCGCGGTTACGGTGACAGCCAGAAGTATGATACTGAAATTGCGCTGCTTCCCGATGCTGTCAAAGAGGCAGATGCATTTTTAAGCGAACATCCCCTGCCGATTGCGCGAGCGAATCGAGTGAGTGACCTCATTCAAGGGTTCGAGACTCCCTATGGCATGGAGCTACTTTCCTCAGTACATTGGGCCTGCAATCATGGGATGCCAAAGGCGACTACCGCAGAGTCGGCTATAGAGTCAGTCCACAAGTGGAATGAGAGAAAGTCTAAAATGCTTCGTCCCGAGCATATCCGCATTGCCCATCAGCGTCTTCGTGAGCTTGCTTGGATAGCCAGGTGAGTCCGTTACACTAAATCGTTCAAAAACTCTGGAACTACCGCAATGTCCTGCGCGACGACGGGATGAGCAATGGCGACTATGTCGGGCAGCTGACCGAGTCGCTGTTTCTCAAGATGGCGGATGCGCGAAGCAAGCCGCTGTGCAATCAGCCAGTCAGATCTCTGCGAAATATACTTCACGAAGACTCAGAATATGTTACAGGATTCCGTGAAGCTGAGCCGCCTCGGAGTTTGTCGGCTGCGTTCAGTGAGGCATCAGCGGGGAGCCTGAGGTGGTTGCACCGGGGCAGGGCCTGATTCTTTGCGGGACCAATTGGTGGCGGTGACGCACAATCCTATGTTTCGCGCGGGAAGAGGGATGTCGTGTACTGTCACGGATGCTCCGCCATGAGCATCGTTTGTCCAGACACGCATGGCCGTCGTCGGAGTTTCTGCGGCGCTGATATAGATTGTTGTAAAGGCCAGGTCGGTTAGCGGCGCTCCTTTTTGATCGACTGCCGGTTCCTGGTACGAGGCGGTGAATGTGGGCTGGCCGGCGGGGAAGGATGCCGTCTGAGTCGGGCAGCCTGGCGGAAGGTGTGTACCCACGGTCGTTTCATTCCGCAGGTCCTGCTCCTGAGCGCTTTTCTGAAGCAGCGCTTGATCCGTCTCGCAGCCTGCTAGTGCCAGTAGAACGGTTAGGCTGAATCCCAGTACGGTTGTGCGAGTCATCTCATGGCCTCCTCTGTGCCTATGCACTCAGTTATGCCGATGGTTGCCGTCTCTGTACGGTCCGTCCTTCTTCCAAATCCTGCAAGTCGGACCAGGCGGTCAGGTCGGTCCGCGAGGGATCGATGGCGTCGCGGTATTGTTTGAACCGCTCCAGGCTCTCGGGGGAACTGGGGCCGCGCGCTAATAGCTGCTGGTTCCATGTGTCTAGCTCAGCCGGTGAATGGGGGATAGCCGTTTTCAGGAACCAGGCGGCGACGCCCTCGTCGCCGGGATGTGCTTGTACGGCTGCGGTGAATTGAACGCTGGCGATTCCCGCGAAGTCCAACAGCCGTTCGTCCATTGGGCAGGGATAAATATATTCGCCTTCGGTTCCTGAGAGGACGGCGCGGCATTTGTCGATCATGCGCGCGAGGTGGACGTAGCCCGCGAGTGGGGTTCGCATGCTGCGTGGGAATGAAGTTCTGAGGTCCATGAAGATGTCCCTGTTTTTCGACCGTCCGTTCCCCGTTCGGGGAACGGACGGATAGATTTAGAGTAATTTGTGATTCGCGAAGGTCAGGTTCTTCACGACGACCTGGCCGTTCTCGAACGCAATGATGCGGCGGGTGGCCGGCAGGTCTGCCGCTCCGACGCGCACATGCGTGTCGGTGAAGCTCTCGACGTTATTCAGTTTGCCGTCGGTCGGGGAGTAGTAATAGACGGTGTATTTAGTGGTCAGGTTTTTCTGGTCTTGCGTCACGCTGCTTTCCTCGACGTTGATCGAGAATGCGAACGGGGTCATGCCTGGGTGGGCCATCTTCCGGTTAATCTGGGTGATGCGGCCGTCTTTAATCCGGTAGAAAGAGTTCGATCCGTGGATGTCCATCTTAGTGCCGAAGGGGTGGCCGTCTTCTTCCATCGTGAGGGAGTATTTGCCGTCCGATTCTTCGAAGCTTCGGGGCCCGCGATGGACGGCGATCATGCCGAGCTGTTCCTGGGCCCACTTTTGCACGTCGGCATCGCTCAATTGAACGGATACCTCGCGGGGTCCTTTCACCATAATAGGGCCGGTCGTGACCTTGCCGTTGATGTTGACCGTCAGATCGGCGGTGAAGCCGTTAAACTCTTTTGGCCAGCGGGCGGTCTTCTCGAAGGCCTGCCGCATGACTTCCCGGGCTTTGGGATCGTCGGCGACGGTGGATTGCGGGGCTGTATGCATGGACATGGTGTAATCTCCTGTGAATGTATGGGGCGTATTATACCGAGCGGCTTCGACAGGGCTCAACGGCTCAATTGGGAAGAGCCCTATGTTGTGTGAAATCGGTCCTCGACGCGGCGAAGGGGTAGAGTTTTTCGATAAGCGATATCGGCTTCACCATTTGCATCGATTCTGCTATAGTCCACCGGGATTTTCAGCTTTGACAGGCGTGGCGCCTGTCTAAAAAGTTGCGAGAAGGGGGCTACGTAGCATGGAACGACGCGCCGCGTCCCATACCGAAGAAGAAGAAATGAACCAACGCCGCAAGCTGTTAAATGCGGCGAAGCGGGGCGATCAGAAAGCCATTGGGAAATTGTTTGAGCTGTACCAAGTGCGGGTGATGAACCCGGATCAGCTGACGAAGATCAATAAAGTGTATGCCGCCATGCCGATACCGGTGAAGGCGGGATCGTCACGATCCAGCCGGCAGTCGGCCAAAGCGGGCAAACAGTCTCCCGCAAAGGGAGGCGTCTCGGCGAAGCCTGCGCCATCCGCCAAGCCGGAAAAACCGGTGAAGCCGGCGAAAGCCGCAACGCCAGCGACCGCAGCGAAACCTTCGAAATCTGCAAAGGCTGGGGCTTCTGTGGCTAAGAAATCCGCGAAGCAACCGGCGAAACGGAAAGCCAAGTAGCCCATTTCCGTACCTGCGTGGGTGCGCGGCCTACTGTACGACTACGCGCAGGCCTCCGCTGGCGAGCCCTGCCGCAATTTGCTCGGCTTGCTGCGTCTCTCCCTCGAAGACCATCGCTTCCCCCTCATGATCGATCCGATAGGCGAGTTCAAAGGCGCGCGACGACGTCATGCCCGGTACGTACTTGCAGAGGAGGGCAATGACTTGTTGGTACGTGTGGCAGTCGCAATTGTAGACAATCACTCGAGCTTCGAGGCCGTCGCCGGTGCCAGTGCCGGTTTCTTCCGTTACGTCAGGGGTGGCCAGCGGAAAGGATGGTTTTGCCATGGGCGAAAAGTGTAGCAGAGTCTTGAGAAGAGTTTAATACCCGGTTCTGACCACTAGGTGGTTGGGAAGCCGCTCATCTTCTCGTTCAAGCGCGTGGCCAAATAGCTGAAAATGCGCGGGCGAATCTGTGGCGGCTGTGACGGAGAGGCTCTGTGCCAGTTGAATCGTATGGTGTTGAGCCGCGGCCGTTTTTACTAGCGCCAAGCCGTATTCAAACCTATAAGCGTCAGCGCCGGTCGGCCGTTCGCCGCTCAACTGCTGTACGGTTTTGACGGTGAATGGTTGGTGGAGAAGGTCCTCGTGCATGAGCCGAAGCAGCGCGGCGGGGCCTGGCACGATATCGCGCCCAATCGTCATGGAGTGGGCCGGATCGAACAACCCTCGTTGAAAGCGGCGGTTTTCCCGGAGGGCCTCGTGAAAGAGCCTGCGCCACTGACGGTCGGCCAAGTCGCGATCGACGGCGGCCTGCCCGGCGCCGGTCAATGGACCGCTGACGTGATGGCCTTGAATAATCCGTCCGGCGGCGACCAGATCTGGAAACGTTCCGCCCATGCGGTCGGCGAAGGCAGTCGTCCCCGAGAAGGGACTGAGCTGGATTGCCATGTAGTCGCGAAAATGAATACGATGAAACCGCGCCAGGAGGCGGTGCAATGTCTCTTCATGGCAGAGGTGGAAGGGGTAGAACAAGGTGTCTGTGGTTTGCATGGGATTCATCGACAAGTGTATGGACTCATGTTAGGTTTCGGCCATGAAACGGATCTTTACGTCTTGGCTCGATGTGCTTTTAGTCTTCATTCCCGCCGCGCTCGTCCTTGAATTCTCGAAGGCCGATCCGCTCTTTATTTTTGCCGCCTCTGCCTTCGCAATCATTCCGCTCGCCGGCATGCTGGGGCGCGCGACCGAGCATCTTACGTCGCATGTCGGCGCCGGAATTGGCAGCCTGCTGAACGCTTCGCTGGGCAACGCGGCGGAGCTGATCATTGCCCTTGCCGCGCTCCGTGAAGGTCTCCACGATGTGGTGAAAGCATCGCTGACGGGTTCCATTCTTGGCAACATCCTGTTGGTGTTGGGCGCCTCCATGGTAGCCGGCGGGTTGAAATATGAGCGGCAGACGTTCAACCAAACGGCAGCGGGCATGGGGTCCAGTCTGTTGCTGTTAGCGGCGGTCGGCCTGATCATTCCCGCGCTCTTCCATTTCACTGCGGCCGATCGGGGTGTCGCGATCGAACGGGAGATGAGTTTGGAGATCGCGATTGTCCTCTTCGTGATGTATGGCTTGAGCTTGTTCTTTTCGCTAAAGACGCATCGCCACTTATATGCAGGTGAGTCGCACGATGCGGAAGATCTCGGGGAGCAGCCCTGGAGCTTCCGGCTGTCTGTCGTCGTGTTGACGGTGGTCACCGCCTTGATCGCGGTCATGAGCGAACTGTTAGTCGGCGCGATCGAGCCGACGGCGCACAAGCTGGGTTTGACGCAGGTTTTCGTCGGCGTGATCCTGGTGGCGCTGGTCGGTAATGCGGCGGAACATTCGACGGCGGTGCTTATGGCGATGAAGAACAAGATGGATTTAGCCTATGGAATCGCGGTGGGGTCGAGCCTTCAAATTGCGCTCTTGGTGGCCCCGGTACTGGTCTTTGCGAGTTATCTCTTCGGAACGCCTCTGGACCTGATTTTTACACCGTTTGAAGTGGCGGCGGTGACGATCTCGGTGTTTGCTGTGGGCTTCGTCGCCATCGACGGAGAGTCGAATTGGATGGAAGGCGCCATGTTGGTTGGGGTGTATGCGATGCTGGCTGTTGCCTTCTATTTTCTCCCCGGCTGACAGAATGCGGAACGAGATTTTTGCGCATCCTGTTTGAACCGCTGTCCGGTCACACCTTATCCATATCGATCACTTCGGTCGCATCCCACAAATTCTTCCATTCGGCATCGGCCAGATCTTTTTCGCGATCGGCTGGCGTTTCCGCTCCAAACGCTTGCGGGGCGGTCTCTGCCGGTGTCTCGACCGGTGCCGGAGTCGAAGGTTGTGTTGCCTGACTGCTGCGGCGTTTTTTAGCGGGATCCATATTAACGGGCATGGGGCACCTCGTGTGAATGACAAACAGTGTCTCTTTCCGATGCGTTGGTTGTCAATGGCGGCTGGGGATGCAGAAGCGGATATGTCGGCGCAGGGGAGTTCAGAACAGTTCCGCGGCCACGCTATCGGCAAAGCGACGGCCCAGCGGGGTGAGCCTGATTAGACCATCCTCCTGCACAACCAGGCCTCGTGTCGTGAGTTGTGTGAAGATGTCGCGCTGTTCCGCATCCTCGCTGGCAAGGGTATGTGGGACCCCTTTCAATAATCGGAGGCCGAAGATGAGAGCATCGCGTTGCTGTTCTTCATCGGTCAGCAGGCGGCGATCTGTTATGGGAAACTGGTTGATTTGCAGCTGGCTGGCATAGGCATCGAGATCGGCAATGTTGCCGAAGCGGTTTCCATCGACATAGGACTGTGCGCTGGGGCCAAGGCCAAGATAGTCGCCGCCGGTCCAGTAGAGCAGATTGTGGCGGCAGGCATAGCCAGGCCTGGCATAGTTTGAAATTTCATAATGAGTAAACCCTGCCGCGGCTAGTACCCTTTCTGCCGCTTCTTCCATCTCAATTTGAAGCGATTCATCCGGTGGCGGGGTGAGTCCTTTGGCGATATCCTGCGCCAGCTTGGTATGGTCCTCGATGGTGAGGGCGTAGCATGAGATATGGGTTGGATTCAGCTCGATGAGCGATTCCACGGTAGCGGTCCATGATGCGAGGCTTTGGCCAGGCAGCCCGTACATGAGATCCAGGTTGATATTTGAGAATCCTGCCGTTCGGGCGTTGACGACAGCCTGTTCGGTTTCGGCTATTGTCCCTGGACGGCCGATGGGAATGAAATCCTGGGGCGCCATGGATTCTGCTCCCAGGCTGATTCGAGTCACGCCGGCATTGGCGAGGATTGTCAAATCTGAATGTGTGACCGTTGAGGGGTGTGCTTCGATGGTGATTTCGACATCTGGCGCGACGGAATAGATTTGTCGAATATGGTCGAGGAGCGCAGCCAGTCGCAGTGCTGGAATAACTGTGGGCGTACCCCCACCGAAATAGATGCTCTGCAGCGCGCGTCCATCGAGCAGGTTCTGCCGATGAGAGAGCGTCAGCTCACGCGCAAGCGCTGATAGATAGACTTCGATGCGAGCCGGTGTGGCGATTTCCAAGTAGAAGGCGCAGAAGTGGCAGCGCTGCCGGCAGAGCGGGACATGGATATAGAGCCCGATATCTCGCGGTGGCGGCATGGTTAGATTTTGAACGGTTGAGGTTTCCCGAAATCTTTCTCGACGACGACTTCAATTTCAGCCTGGGTTGATATTCCTCGATTCCGAATGTGCGCCGACCAGCCTGGATGGCGGCGTAACGACTCGAAGACCGTTTTGAGGATCTCCGGCTTCATGCGCGCTTCCCATTCACCGGTCCAGGCGCGCTGATCCTCCTCTCCCTCGTAGTCGTCCGGAAAGCTGGCCTCCAAGCTGAATCGGAGAGTGAAGGACTGTTCTTCACGATACATAGCGCCTCGCATTGCGATCTGGCCCAGGTGATTTTATAATGGCTTCCAACAAGGAGCGTGTCATATGCCTATCTTCGAATATGTGTGCGCCGAATGTAAACACCGGTTTGAACTCTTGATCCATCGATCGGATGAAGCCGCTTGCCCGAAATGCCGGGCTACGAGGCTGGATAAGCAGATTTCCTCATTCGGTGTCGGCGCGACCGGTGGGTGGGCGTCACCTGGCTCCGGTAACGGCGGGTCTTGCGGAAGCTGCGGCGATCCGCGCGGGCCTGGTTCCTGTTCAACGAACTAGGCGGTCTGCATGGATGTGGAAGAATTGCTTCACCGTGCGATGAACACCATTGCGCAGTCCGATCCAATCATCAAGCTGCTTCAGCAAGTGAGGATGGGCAAGATGAAGGCGGGGGATGCCGGATTGCGCGTGGTGGTCGAGGCCTGGTTCGGGACCTATGAGAAAGCCTTGAAGACCGAGGGGCTGACTCAAGCCGCCCTCCGCCGGCTCGATCCGGCTCCGCGTGTGGCGGTGCTACTGGATGCCGGAGTGTTGCCGGCCGATCATCCTTCTGTGCTAGGACTTGAACGGGCGTTTTCACAGGCCCTC
Proteins encoded in this region:
- a CDS encoding TPMphosphatase domain-containing protein (MaGe:77311037), with the translated sequence MIGKLKTLIFATASVSLALLVTIGAAQAALYDRPKERVPLPSPMGYVSDHAGVIDAEWKERIRSVCQDLERKTGVEMVVVTVPSIKPFLSANEYAAALYGKWGIGSAQQEHGVMVLVSVEERQAAMTLGRQMLPIITPTIMTDVGGGTLLPAIQLGHFGEGLYRAVVALATPAQEVRVGTLPKHHFKGVGFWITLFTSLGAMSFFWWISRPDLRHPYRRLQRGEYWGTGQGGFGGNWGGFGGGTSGEGYK
- a CDS encoding hypothetical protein (Evidence 5 : Unknown function; MaGe:77311038), with amino-acid sequence MNSAGEASILRSMPKSDRKAREHPAQEEAITSHIAHLSASRFTKIEFLLPPLEEQKEIVVEVERRLSVIDELEANLTRTDRLRLAILSQAFSGELHG
- a CDS encoding hypothetical protein (Evidence 4 : Unknown function but conserved in other organisms; MaGe:77311039) — encoded protein: MIPRPTPILRFTHVDNLDTIIRRDGLHAPNHVPNDGLNYRFCHNAEVQSARADIAISMGPGGTIPDYVPFYFGCLSPMMLNLKTGRVKGYNEGQDPLIYLVSSAQAVETAGIKFVYSDGHGLASYTEWFDDLSELGNVDWNIVNQRYWRGDINDMDRQRKKQAEFLVHKCCPWSLIQEIVVIDSVMQDRAQTIQVAFPADQRRVVRVDRNWYYW
- a CDS encoding Appr-1-p processing protein (MaGe:77311040), which produces MITNATGNLLQADTEALVNTVNCDGFMGKGIALQFKQAWPENFAVYAKACRAKDVRPGEMLIWESSRMVNPRYIINFPTKRHWREKSHIEDIQSGLRALVRDVRRLGIRSIAVPPLGCGNGGLNWQDVRPLIESAFAELPGIQVQLFSPSGAPEAKSMPVNTRRPSMTMSRALFVKVMHQYETLSYRLTLLEIQKLMYFLQEAGEPMRLRFEAGLYGPYAANLNKVLERMEGHLIRGYGDSQKYDTEIALLPDAVKEADAFLSEHPLPIARANRVSDLIQGFETPYGMELLSSVHWACNHGMPKATTAESAIESVHKWNERKSKMLRPEHIRIAHQRLRELAWIAR
- a CDS encoding conserved exported protein of unknown function (Evidence 4 : Unknown function but conserved in other organisms; MaGe:77311041); protein product: MTRTTVLGFSLTVLLALAGCETDQALLQKSAQEQDLRNETTVGTHLPPGCPTQTASFPAGQPTFTASYQEPAVDQKGAPLTDLAFTTIYISAAETPTTAMRVWTNDAHGGASVTVHDIPLPARNIGLCVTATNWSRKESGPAPVQPPQAPR
- a CDS encoding hypothetical protein (Evidence 4 : Unknown function but conserved in other organisms; MaGe:77311042) codes for the protein MDLRTSFPRSMRTPLAGYVHLARMIDKCRAVLSGTEGEYIYPCPMDERLLDFAGIASVQFTAAVQAHPGDEGVAAWFLKTAIPHSPAELDTWNQQLLARGPSSPESLERFKQYRDAIDPSRTDLTAWSDLQDLEEGRTVQRRQPSA
- a CDS encoding hypothetical protein (Evidence 4 : Unknown function but conserved in other organisms; MaGe:77311043), yielding MSMHTAPQSTVADDPKAREVMRQAFEKTARWPKEFNGFTADLTVNINGKVTTGPIMVKGPREVSVQLSDADVQKWAQEQLGMIAVHRGPRSFEESDGKYSLTMEEDGHPFGTKMDIHGSNSFYRIKDGRITQINRKMAHPGMTPFAFSINVEESSVTQDQKNLTTKYTVYYYSPTDGKLNNVESFTDTHVRVGAADLPATRRIIAFENGQVVVKNLTFANHKLL
- a CDS encoding hypothetical protein (Evidence 4 : Unknown function but conserved in other organisms; MaGe:77311044); this encodes MERRAASHTEEEEMNQRRKLLNAAKRGDQKAIGKLFELYQVRVMNPDQLTKINKVYAAMPIPVKAGSSRSSRQSAKAGKQSPAKGGVSAKPAPSAKPEKPVKPAKAATPATAAKPSKSAKAGASVAKKSAKQPAKRKAK
- a CDS encoding Adaptor protein (MaGe:77311045), whose translation is MAKPSFPLATPDVTEETGTGTGDGLEARVIVYNCDCHTYQQVIALLCKYVPGMTSSRAFELAYRIDHEGEAMVFEGETQQAEQIAAGLASGGLRVVVQ
- a CDS encoding hypothetical protein (Evidence 4 : Unknown function but conserved in other organisms; MaGe:77311046), yielding MNPMQTTDTLFYPFHLCHEETLHRLLARFHRIHFRDYMAIQLSPFSGTTAFADRMGGTFPDLVAAGRIIQGHHVSGPLTGAGQAAVDRDLADRQWRRLFHEALRENRRFQRGLFDPAHSMTIGRDIVPGPAALLRLMHEDLLHQPFTVKTVQQLSGERPTGADAYRFEYGLALVKTAAAQHHTIQLAQSLSVTAATDSPAHFQLFGHALEREDERLPNHLVVRTGY
- a CDS encoding Ca(2+)/H(+) antiporter (MaGe:77311047), with product MKRIFTSWLDVLLVFIPAALVLEFSKADPLFIFAASAFAIIPLAGMLGRATEHLTSHVGAGIGSLLNASLGNAAELIIALAALREGLHDVVKASLTGSILGNILLVLGASMVAGGLKYERQTFNQTAAGMGSSLLLLAAVGLIIPALFHFTAADRGVAIEREMSLEIAIVLFVMYGLSLFFSLKTHRHLYAGESHDAEDLGEQPWSFRLSVVVLTVVTALIAVMSELLVGAIEPTAHKLGLTQVFVGVILVALVGNAAEHSTAVLMAMKNKMDLAYGIAVGSSLQIALLVAPVLVFASYLFGTPLDLIFTPFEVAAVTISVFAVGFVAIDGESNWMEGAMLVGVYAMLAVAFYFLPG
- a CDS encoding hypothetical protein (Evidence 4 : Unknown function but conserved in other organisms; MaGe:77311048) encodes the protein MPVNMDPAKKRRSSQATQPSTPAPVETPAETAPQAFGAETPADREKDLADAEWKNLWDATEVIDMDKV
- a CDS encoding Oxygen-independent coproporphyrinogen-III oxidase-like protein (MaGe:77311049) codes for the protein MPPPRDIGLYIHVPLCRQRCHFCAFYLEIATPARIEVYLSALARELTLSHRQNLLDGRALQSIYFGGGTPTVIPALRLAALLDHIRQIYSVAPDVEITIEAHPSTVTHSDLTILANAGVTRISLGAESMAPQDFIPIGRPGTIAETEQAVVNARTAGFSNINLDLMYGLPGQSLASWTATVESLIELNPTHISCYALTIEDHTKLAQDIAKGLTPPPDESLQIEMEEAAERVLAAAGFTHYEISNYARPGYACRHNLLYWTGGDYLGLGPSAQSYVDGNRFGNIADLDAYASQLQINQFPITDRRLLTDEEQQRDALIFGLRLLKGVPHTLASEDAEQRDIFTQLTTRGLVVQEDGLIRLTPLGRRFADSVAAELF
- a CDS encoding hypothetical protein (Evidence 4 : Unknown function but conserved in other organisms; MaGe:77311050), which encodes MYREEQSFTLRFSLEASFPDDYEGEEDQRAWTGEWEARMKPEILKTVFESLRRHPGWSAHIRNRGISTQAEIEVVVEKDFGKPQPFKI
- a CDS encoding hypothetical protein (Evidence 4 : Unknown function but conserved in other organisms; MaGe:77311051), which produces MDVEELLHRAMNTIAQSDPIIKLLQQVRMGKMKAGDAGLRVVVEAWFGTYEKALKTEGLTQAALRRLDPAPRVAVLLDAGVLPADHPSVLGLERAFSQALSQAPLG